The Natronosporangium hydrolyticum nucleotide sequence GACGAAGCCGTGTCCAACCTAGATGCCGAGAACGAGGAGGCGTTGCAGGCGGCGATCCGGACAGTGCGGAAGGGGCGCACCACGTTGCTGATCGCCCACCGGCTGTCGACCATCCGCAGCGCCGACCGGATCGTGGTCCTGGATCGTGGCCGGGTCGTTGAGCAGGGCACGGACGCGGAGCTTCGGCAGGCAGGCGGTGAGTATGCCAGGTTGCTTCACCACCAGTCCTTGACCGCCGCGTGAATCAAACTTCCTACGATGTTGGGTGGTCCTGGGGCCGAGCGGTGCCTGGCGGGCCCTGGGGGGCTGCGGAGATGGTGGCGTTCACGCTAGCCAGCACCGCGTTCATCACCCGACGCGGCACCATCCGTCCGATCGCCACCGCGCGTTTGTTCCGCAGGCCGGGCACGCAGAGTGCCCGGCCCGCGGCGACCGCGACCAACGCCTCCCGGGCGACCCGGTCGGGCTCCTGCACTGCCCGGCGCGAGATCGCCGCGTCCGGGGAAAGGTCGCGCCGGTCCCCACTCCAGGTGAATCCGGGCAGCAATGCGGTCACGTGGACTCCGTGGCGTTTTACATCGATGGCGAGGCTCTGGCTGAACAGGGTCAGGAACGCCTTGCTGCCGCAGTAGCCGGCGCCGTAGGCCGAGGGAGCCTCACCGCCGATCGACGACACATTGATCACTCCACCGTGCCGCCGTTTGATCATGCCGGGCAGTGCGGCGTGGGTGAGCCGCATCGGCGCGATCACGTTGACCTGGATCTGCTGCAGCTCGCCTGCCAGCGGCAGCTCCGCGAATGGCCCGTTGGTGAGCTGGCCAGCGTTGTTGACCAGAAGATCGACCGGGCGGTCGGAATCGGCGAGCCGCTGGATGACCGGGTCGATTGCCGCACTGTCGGCGAGATCGGTCGGCATGACCTCCACCGAGACCTGGTGTAGCTGTTCTAGCTCCTCGGCGAGCTCTGCCAGCCGGTCCCGGCGGCGCGCAACGAGCACCACCTCGGTGCCCGCGGCAGCCAGTGCTCGAGCGAAGCCGGCGCCTATGCCACCGGAGGCGCCAGTCACCAGCGCCCGGTTGAAGGTCATCGTCACCCTAGCCTCCCGTCGCATCTGCTCATGACCCTAGTGATCCAGCCCGGCCGATGACGTCCACAGCTGTGGAATCCGGACCGCCTGCCCCGTGGAACGCTCGCTCGCTCGCTCGCTGGCGGGCGGCGCCCGGGTCCGGCGAAAGCCGATAATGGTTTTCATTGTAAGATGGCCGGCGTGTCTCTGCGATTTCGTCGGCCACAGAGCCAGACCAACCCCGAGCCCGCGGATGGGTCGTCTCCGGTCAGCCCAACGGCGCGGCTGAAACAGAGCTGGCAGATCACCTATCCGCTGATCGTGTCCAGCCTCAGTCCGATCGTGCTGGCGCTGGCCGACACCGTGATCCTCGGGTGGTACTCCACAGCGGCACTGGCCACGGTCAGCCTGGTACTGCCGATCTTCGTACTCGCCATGGCGATGATCCTGCCGTGGGGGACTGCGGTGCAGATCCTGGTGGCCCGGTGGCGGGGAGCCGAGGAGCACCAGCAGATCAACCGGATCCTCGATGTCGGCCTGTGGTTCTGTGCCCTGGTCGGGCTCGGCGCTGCCCTGCTCCTACAGTTGCTCGCCCCGGTGATCGTGAACCTGGTAGCGCAGGGCGAGCCGATGCCGGGCAGCGTCACGGTCCTGCGGGTCCTGTTGATGTGCCTGCCGCTGGCGGCGGTGACCGCGCACTACCGGGGCGTCTTCGGTGGCCTCGGCCAGACCGGGATCGCGATGCGGGTCGCGCTGCTGGTCACCCTGACCAACATTCCCGCCAGCTATCTGTTGGTGTTCGGTCTCGACCTGGGCGCGGTCGGCTCCGCCGTCGGCACCGCGTTGGCGACGGCGCTCGGTGCGATCTATATCGTCTGGTTCGGCCGTCGCCGGCTCGGCCACGAGTATGCCTTCTGGCGAAGGGTAAACCTGCGCCGGCCGAAGGAGATCCTCGCGCCGTTGTCACGAATCGGCTGGCCCGACACCGTCTTCGCGATCACCGCGTACGGCGGCGATGTGCTGCTGGTTGCGATCGTCGCCACCCTCGGGGCGACATCGCTGGCGGGATACCGGCTGATGGTCACCACTGTCACCGTGCTGTGGGTGGTCGTGTTCAGCGCCAGCAGCGGGCTGTCCATTCTGGTGGGCCAGCGGCTCGGCGCCCGTGACCTCACCGGGGCGGACGCCGCCCGTCGAAGCGGCGGGGTGCTCATGGCGGGGATGGCCTCCCTGGTGGTGCTGCCGGCGCTGTTCGCGCCCTCGGCCTACTTCGGGCTGTTCACCCCGGAGGACGCGGTGATCGCGGAGGCGCGGTCGGTGGTGTACGTGCTGGTCGGTCTCGTGCCGGCCATGGTCATCAGCATGATCATGGCCGGAGTGCTCCGGGCCGCCGGGGACACCCGCAGCGTGATGTACGCGGGCGTCGCCGGGCAACTGGCGGTCGGGGTGCCGGTCGCCTGGCTCACCGCGGTGCACCTCGGGCTCGGCCTGCTCGGCGTCTACCTGGGGCTCCTCGCCTCCTGGCTCACCCGCATGGTCGTCACCTACCTGCGCTACCGGCGCCGGCGGTGGGCTGAGCTTCCGGCGGAGCCGGCGGCGCCAGCCGGGAAGGGCGACACCGGATGATTCCCACCCTGCGCTGCTCGCCGCAGCCGTTGTGCTCGGGTGCCGCTGGCCACTGACCGACGCGCCGCCGGTCGGGCTATGGTGAGCTTTCCGAGGTAGCTGGGTGGTGAGGAGACATGGTGAAGGCGCGACCCGCGGCCGGCGGCGGTCGATGGGTGGAAATCTCGCCGGAGCGGTTACGCGGTTGGCTCGACGGCTTCTACGGTCGGCATGACGGCGCTACCGAGGAGGGTCTGCTCCTGACCGGGGTGAGCAACGGCGACACCGCCAGGTTGCACCCGCCCCCCGGCCTGGCCGACGTGGCTCATGTCGACGCACTGCTGAGTGGTCTGACCCGGCCGCCCCGAATCGGTCTGCTGTTGGCGCGCAAGGGCGCCGTCGCCGTCGGGGTCGCCGCCGGTGTCGACCTTGTAAAATCCAAAGTAGAACGCTTTTATGTGCAGGGCCGCACCGCGGCTGGGGGCTGGTCGCAGCAACGGTACGCACGTCGTCGTACCAACCAGACCGCCGCCGCTGCCCAGGACGCCGCCGACATCGCCGCCCGGGTTCTGCTGCCGTACGTTCCCGGGACGCCAACCGAGCCTGCCGATGCGATCGCTGCCTTGGTCTGTGGTGGTGACCGTTCGATGGTCGAGGCGGTGCTCGCCGACCGCCGGCTGCAACCGCTGGTGCCGCTGCGCCACCCGCACCTGTTGGAGGTCCCGGAGCCCCGGCTGGCCGTGCTGCAGGAGGCGGCGGTGACGGCCAGGCGGGTCCGGATCCATCTGT carries:
- a CDS encoding SDR family NAD(P)-dependent oxidoreductase, with the translated sequence MTFNRALVTGASGGIGAGFARALAAAGTEVVLVARRRDRLAELAEELEQLHQVSVEVMPTDLADSAAIDPVIQRLADSDRPVDLLVNNAGQLTNGPFAELPLAGELQQIQVNVIAPMRLTHAALPGMIKRRHGGVINVSSIGGEAPSAYGAGYCGSKAFLTLFSQSLAIDVKRHGVHVTALLPGFTWSGDRRDLSPDAAISRRAVQEPDRVAREALVAVAAGRALCVPGLRNKRAVAIGRMVPRRVMNAVLASVNATISAAPQGPPGTARPQDHPTS
- a CDS encoding MATE family efflux transporter, coding for MSLRFRRPQSQTNPEPADGSSPVSPTARLKQSWQITYPLIVSSLSPIVLALADTVILGWYSTAALATVSLVLPIFVLAMAMILPWGTAVQILVARWRGAEEHQQINRILDVGLWFCALVGLGAALLLQLLAPVIVNLVAQGEPMPGSVTVLRVLLMCLPLAAVTAHYRGVFGGLGQTGIAMRVALLVTLTNIPASYLLVFGLDLGAVGSAVGTALATALGAIYIVWFGRRRLGHEYAFWRRVNLRRPKEILAPLSRIGWPDTVFAITAYGGDVLLVAIVATLGATSLAGYRLMVTTVTVLWVVVFSASSGLSILVGQRLGARDLTGADAARRSGGVLMAGMASLVVLPALFAPSAYFGLFTPEDAVIAEARSVVYVLVGLVPAMVISMIMAGVLRAAGDTRSVMYAGVAGQLAVGVPVAWLTAVHLGLGLLGVYLGLLASWLTRMVVTYLRYRRRRWAELPAEPAAPAGKGDTG
- a CDS encoding acVLRF1 family peptidyl-tRNA hydrolase, which produces MVKARPAAGGGRWVEISPERLRGWLDGFYGRHDGATEEGLLLTGVSNGDTARLHPPPGLADVAHVDALLSGLTRPPRIGLLLARKGAVAVGVAAGVDLVKSKVERFYVQGRTAAGGWSQQRYARRRTNQTAAAAQDAADIAARVLLPYVPGTPTEPADAIAALVCGGDRSMVEAVLADRRLQPLVPLRHPHLLEVPEPRLAVLQEAAVTARRVRIHLLP